The following coding sequences are from one candidate division WOR-3 bacterium window:
- a CDS encoding cyclic nucleotide-binding domain-containing protein translates to MEKTRHFKAGEVIISEGDIPKEMFLIKKGRVRIKKKGKWITDLKTGDFLGEMGALDRHPRSATAIAVEDTILSVIEVEELEKKLQRDPIIYHLVKSLIKRLRETNRKLYSEDRNETGG, encoded by the coding sequence ATGGAGAAGACAAGGCATTTTAAGGCAGGAGAAGTTATAATTTCGGAAGGAGATATACCAAAAGAGATGTTTCTAATAAAGAAAGGTAGAGTAAGGATAAAAAAGAAAGGAAAGTGGATTACAGATTTAAAAACAGGCGATTTTTTAGGAGAGATGGGTGCTCTTGATCGACATCCAAGAAGTGCAACCGCAATAGCAGTAGAGGATACAATTCTTTCTGTTATTGAAGTTGAAGAACTGGAGAAAAAACTTCAGAGAGATCCTATTATTTATCATCTTGTTAAATCTTTGATAAAAAGATTAAGAGAAACAAATAGGAAACTTTATTCGGAGGATAGAAATGAGACTGGGGGTTAA